In Marinomonas posidonica IVIA-Po-181, a single window of DNA contains:
- a CDS encoding LysE family translocator, producing MLDFHTWVVFLSASLALAFAPGPGMLYVLSRTISGGRSVGVASTLGAASGGVVHVFAAALGMSAILATSAVAFTVVKYLGAIFLVYLGVKMILSAFKKVDLSTVKRETEKKGEIKSAFYQGVISEILNPKTAIFFLAFIPQFIHPEKGDLFLQFFVLGMVVVLFNSLPDFLISFFSKPVEHLWNTSATFRKVQQATSGLCLVGLGIYLALSGSNKGIQLKNA from the coding sequence ATGCTTGATTTTCACACTTGGGTAGTATTTCTATCCGCATCATTGGCTTTAGCGTTTGCTCCCGGACCTGGAATGCTCTATGTCCTTTCTCGAACGATTTCTGGAGGGAGGTCTGTTGGCGTTGCCTCTACACTTGGTGCCGCGAGTGGAGGGGTAGTCCATGTATTTGCTGCTGCACTAGGAATGTCTGCTATTTTAGCCACGTCGGCGGTTGCATTCACGGTGGTTAAATATCTAGGTGCCATTTTTCTGGTTTATCTAGGTGTGAAAATGATCTTGTCTGCATTTAAAAAGGTGGATTTAAGTACCGTTAAAAGAGAAACAGAGAAAAAGGGTGAAATAAAGTCCGCTTTTTACCAAGGCGTTATTTCAGAAATACTGAATCCTAAAACGGCTATTTTCTTTTTAGCATTTATCCCGCAATTTATTCACCCTGAAAAGGGAGATCTGTTCCTCCAGTTTTTTGTATTAGGTATGGTGGTCGTCTTATTTAATTCTTTACCTGATTTTTTAATATCATTTTTTTCGAAGCCAGTAGAGCACCTTTGGAATACGAGTGCGACATTCAGAAAAGTACAGCAAGCCACCTCTGGTCTCTGTCTTGTTGGGTTAGGTATCTATTTGGCTCTGTCTGGGTCTAACAAAGGCATTCAATTGAAAAACGCGTGA
- a CDS encoding chorismate mutase → MEDLSDYRKSIDNIDNAIIAMFAERFKVTNKVGIFKAKNGLPAKDIEREDSQFTRIAELAETYGLDPEFAKDFLKTVIDRVVSNHVTIANSYSFERHDNTL, encoded by the coding sequence GTGGAAGACTTAAGTGATTATCGAAAGAGCATAGATAATATTGATAATGCCATTATTGCTATGTTCGCCGAACGTTTCAAAGTCACGAACAAAGTAGGCATATTCAAAGCGAAAAATGGGTTGCCAGCGAAAGATATTGAACGTGAAGATTCTCAGTTCACTCGCATTGCAGAATTAGCAGAAACGTATGGATTAGATCCAGAGTTTGCAAAAGACTTTCTGAAAACGGTAATTGATAGGGTTGTTTCAAATCACGTTACAATTGCTAATAGTTATTCATTTGAACGTCATGACAACACGCTGTAG